From the genome of Paraburkholderia sp. ZP32-5:
TCGTCAGGTTCGCCCGCCATGCCAGACCGAAGCAGGCGCAGCGCATGAGCGGCACGAAAGCATGAACGACGCAAAAGCGTCCACGCGAAGTTCGGCAACAAAAAGAGTGCAGGTCAGGTTTTTCGTCGTGTGCAAAACGAATTGAACAACACCGCATCTCCAAGGGGCAAACGATGGCGCCACCCGAAACCTTCGCAGAGCGCCGTGCATTCGGCCGCAATGCACGCAAGAACACCCCGCGCAGCGCTCACTCCGAGATAGGCAAGATCGATCGCGATCCGGTGCGTCTGCTGCGCGAAAGCAGCCGCGGCCGTGTCGACGCGCTTGTGCCGCTGCGCTACGGGCGCATGCTCGCATCGCCGTTCACGTTCTATCGGGGCAGCGCGATCATCCAGGCCCACGACCTGTCGGGCACCGCGAACAGCGGCTTTCACTTCCAGATTTGCGGCGACTGCCATCTGATGAATTTCGGCGGCTTCGCGACGCCCGAGCGCGCGCTCGTGTTCGACATCAACGACTTCGACGAAACGGCGGTCGGCCCCTGGGAGTGGGACCTGAAACGCCTCGTCGCGAGCCTGTACATCGCGGTCAGACACCTCGGCCACGGCGATAGCCTCGCCGATGACGTGGTTGCAGCCTGCGTGCAAAGCTACCAGCACTGGACCTCGGAATACGCGGCGATGAGCCCGCTGGAACTGTGGTGCGAACTGATCACGTTCGCGCGGCTCGAGGAGATTTCGCCGACCGAGGACGCGCGGCAACGCATCCGCAACAGCATCGCGAAAGCCTCGCGCCGCACGCACGAAACGATTCTGCCGAAGCTCGCGAGTCGCCGCGAAGGCATCTGGCAGATACGAGACGTGCCGCCGACGATCTTCCACGTGCACGGCAAGAACACGCTGTTCACACAAGACGAAGATTGGCTTGGCCTCGGCGACTGGCGCACGCTGATGCAGCCGATCTACGAGCACTACCTGAAGTCGCTCGGCACGGTGCGCCGCACGCTGCTCGATCACTTCACGATGCACGACATGGCGTTCAAGGTCGTCGGCGTCGGCAGCGTCGGCACGCGTTGCCTGATCCTGCTGATGGTCGATCAGCACGAGAAACCGCTTTTCATCCAGTTCAAGGAAGCGTCCACCTCGGTCATCGCGCGCTACTTCAAGGCGCCGGGGCCGAAGCATCAGGGACAGCGCGTCGTCGACGGACAACAGCTGATGCAAGGCGCGAGCGACCCGTTTCTCGGCTGGACCTCGGGGCCGTTCGGGCGTCCGATATACGGCCGCCAGCTGCGCGACATGAAAATCTCGGCGACGCTCGAACTATTTGCGAAAGATACCTTCCGTCAGTACGCGAGCATGTGCGGCTGGGTGCTCGCGCGTGCCCACGCGAAAGCGGGAGGCGTCGCGATCGAAGTCGACGGCTATCTCGGCAATGGCGATCAGATGACGCAAGCGCTGGTGCTTTATTCGCGCGCGTACGCGGACCAGGTGGAGAAGGACTACGAGCGATTCCGCAACGCGTGCCGCAGTGGCCGGCTGGAAGCGCGCACCGATGTGGACATGGCGGCCGATTTCGTCGCGTAGACGCGCGCGCGAAGCCTCGGCTCGGCGGCGGGATCACGCGCGAGGCTTCGGCGCGCCTTCGCCGTTTTTGCCGTCCTGGTCCTCTTCACCGGTCACGCCGAACTCAACCGGCGTCTTCACATAGAACAGATGCAGCCCTTCCGCGCGCAGCCTGTCGAATAGTCGATCGGCTTCGTCGCGCGTCATCGCCATCACGACCGACAACGGTTGGTCGGCCAGTTCGAAGAAGTGTGCCGAATGAATCCGATGATGGTGGCCGATCCCTTCGCAAGCCGGAATCACGGTGGCGCCGCGCAGGCCGAGTTCGCCCGCGAGATGAACCAGCCAGTCGGCGAGCGGTTTGCCGTGATGGCTGCGCGCCTGCTGGGTGAAGAAGGTGACCTGATAGCCGTGCATGGCGGGCCTCCTCGATACGGGCGGCGCCGGGCGGCAAATCGCCGGGTGGCAAGATACGGGCGCCACGCCTGTGACCCTGTGACCGAAACGGGCTTCTGGGCCGCGCCGCCGCGGCTGCCTGCTTTGGTAAGAAGAAGCCGCCCGGTTCGAACGTCGGCGGGGTGAATAGGTCGCCCAGCCGCGTCCCGTTTCAGGACAGATATGAGATTAGTGTAGGTGTCGCGCCGCGCGAGTGCCAGGCCGCTGCCGCCGCCCGCGCTTGCGCTCGCGCGGTGAAGCCGCGGGGTCTCGCGTCACACCGCAAAACCCCGCTGTTTTCATGGCCGGAATTACTGACCGTACACGTCGAAATCGAAATACTTCTTCGCAATGCGGTCGTATGTGCCATCCGCGCGCATATCGGCAATCGCCTTGTCGATTTGCGCCTGCAGGTCGGTATCTTCTTTACGCAGGCCAATTGCGGTGCCACTGCCGAGCGTTTTCGCGTCGTAAAGCGCACTGCCGGCAAATGCGAAGTCCTTGCCGCGCGGCGTGCGCAAAAAGCCGGAATCGGCTTGCACCGCGTTTTGCAATGACGCGTCGATACGGCCTGAAAGCAGATCCGAATAGACCAGATCCTGATCCTGATAAGGCACGATCACGGCGCCCGCCGGTTCCCAATAGGTCTTCGCATAGGTCTCCTGGATCGTGCCCTGCTCGACGCCGATACGCTTGCCCTTCATCGCTTCCGGCGTCGGCTCGAGCCCGGAGCCCTTCTTCGCGACCAGACGCGTCGGGATCCGGAACACCTTCGACGAGAACGCGATCTGCGCCTGACGCGCGGGCGTCATCGACATCGTCGACAGCACACCGTCGAACTTGCGACCCTTGAGCGCCGGAATCATCCCGTCGAACGAGTTTTCGACCCATACGCATTTCGCGTTCAGACGGCGGCAAATCTCGTTGCCGAGATCGATGTCGAAGCCGACGAGCTTGCCGTCGGCCGCTTTCGATTCGAACGGCGGATAGCTCGCGTCGACGCCGAACCGCACGGTCGACCACTCCTTGGCGATTGCGCTGCCGGACGATACGGCGAGCAACGCAATCGTCAGGGTTGCAAGCATGGCTTTCATTTTTTGCTCCTTTATCACTCTTCTGAAAAATACGGACGGGCGGCGCGATTCGATGAATTCGGGCGCGCTGGCGCGCGAAACCCGACATTCGACCGTGATCCGGCCACCCGCACAAATTCATTAAAAAAATCAATTCATGCGGCACGCGCATAGATCTACGGGAAGCGGCCGCGCGTTCAAATGGTTAAATACATTCATCGGGAGGCTGGAATCGCGATTGTCAAACCTTTGAACCCGCGCGGTATTGCAATACAAAATCACCAGAAATCACTTCCGCAAATCGCGCAACGCCCGATATTTTCGCAAAGAAATAGCCTAAATAAATGCCGATTCTCGTGTCACTCGTTGGCCCACGATATTCGAATAAATTTGCGTCCATTCATCAATAGCCGGTAGCCGCGCCGCGCACCTCATTCACGCATCGCATCCGACTCACACTTGAAGCGAATCGCAAGACACCACCCTATTCACACAGATTTCTCTGTATTCGAGTCGGCCATTTACACGCCCGCGGCGCCCACTGTGAACACGCATCCACCCCACCCCGCCGCTGTTGCGTTGCCAGACATAGTCACCTAGAATTTTCCGCAGGGTCCTTTTTCAGGAACTGATGACGTGGCTTCGAACAACGGAAAACCGGTGTCGTCGTTGGTTCCTCCCGGGATGCCTGGTCTCTGGATCATTCTGTTCGTCATCTGGATGATCGCGAATGCCTCGCTCGCGATCGAACCCGCCCTCGTCGGCCTCGCCATTACCTTCGTCATCGCGCACGCGTTCGCGTCGTCGAGCGAAGCATGGCAACGTCTTCGTCCGACACCGCGCGCGCTTTATCACTTCATCGCGTTTAGCGGAACCTTCCTCGTCGAACTCACGCGC
Proteins encoded in this window:
- a CDS encoding DUF2252 domain-containing protein gives rise to the protein MAPPETFAERRAFGRNARKNTPRSAHSEIGKIDRDPVRLLRESSRGRVDALVPLRYGRMLASPFTFYRGSAIIQAHDLSGTANSGFHFQICGDCHLMNFGGFATPERALVFDINDFDETAVGPWEWDLKRLVASLYIAVRHLGHGDSLADDVVAACVQSYQHWTSEYAAMSPLELWCELITFARLEEISPTEDARQRIRNSIAKASRRTHETILPKLASRREGIWQIRDVPPTIFHVHGKNTLFTQDEDWLGLGDWRTLMQPIYEHYLKSLGTVRRTLLDHFTMHDMAFKVVGVGSVGTRCLILLMVDQHEKPLFIQFKEASTSVIARYFKAPGPKHQGQRVVDGQQLMQGASDPFLGWTSGPFGRPIYGRQLRDMKISATLELFAKDTFRQYASMCGWVLARAHAKAGGVAIEVDGYLGNGDQMTQALVLYSRAYADQVEKDYERFRNACRSGRLEARTDVDMAADFVA
- a CDS encoding DUF190 domain-containing protein; translated protein: MHGYQVTFFTQQARSHHGKPLADWLVHLAGELGLRGATVIPACEGIGHHHRIHSAHFFELADQPLSVVMAMTRDEADRLFDRLRAEGLHLFYVKTPVEFGVTGEEDQDGKNGEGAPKPRA
- a CDS encoding ABC transporter substrate-binding protein, which translates into the protein MKAMLATLTIALLAVSSGSAIAKEWSTVRFGVDASYPPFESKAADGKLVGFDIDLGNEICRRLNAKCVWVENSFDGMIPALKGRKFDGVLSTMSMTPARQAQIAFSSKVFRIPTRLVAKKGSGLEPTPEAMKGKRIGVEQGTIQETYAKTYWEPAGAVIVPYQDQDLVYSDLLSGRIDASLQNAVQADSGFLRTPRGKDFAFAGSALYDAKTLGSGTAIGLRKEDTDLQAQIDKAIADMRADGTYDRIAKKYFDFDVYGQ